A stretch of DNA from Dokdonia sp. PRO95:
GATAACTAATCCCAAAGAATCCCATATCTCCAAACTTCTTCCAGATAAAACGTTCTATCTGTCCTGTTTTTTCCCACTTATCAATGTGTGGCACTACTTCTTTCTTAAGGAAATCTCTCAAGCTTGCGCGAAAGAGGTTATGCTCTTCCGTAAAATACATGTCTGTCATATTTAAAGTTCTTTTTCAATCCAACCGTAAAACTTTTTCAGCTCCACATTGTTGGAAATTTCATCCTAATGAGTAATTCTCTAAAAAAAGAATAATTACTAAGAATGTGATGTTTATTTATAGCAATTTCAATCAATATGTAAATATAAACTTATTATATCATATTTAAAGTCTGTCATACCATCCAAATTTTTCAATTCTTCTATTGATTTGACACCTTCTCTGAGAATTCGATAATCTACTATCTCTTTGGCTAAGTCAAAATTAAGCAGAGGAACCGTAGATAAGTCTGATGCGGTCGCAGTATTAACATTTACTGGCACAATAGCAGGTTTTTCTTTTACCGTGTATTCATCAAGGATTGCGCGCTTTATACTTTTGTCAACACCAAAAACACTGTAAATCTGAAAATCCACCTGATAACCACCGGTTTTGCCGAGATGCCTAAGTACTTTGCTCGCTGCATTGTCATCCACTCCTTTAATAGCAAGTAATTTTTCAAAAGTTACACTATTAAGATCACCTTTTTCTTCGGCAGTTTTCCATTTTCTTTTAGAGTTAAACTTCTTTTTTGGGGTATGTTTTTGCTCTTCAATCCATTTCGGCCATTTAAAGTAGGGCTCTAGAACACCTAGCAAAGAATCTGAAACACCAGATACTTTTTGAAACTGAATGGCGGAGTCAAACCATTTTCCGCTTTCGCGAAAGCGTAACACTCTATCTATCTCCTCTGTGGTCATACCAAGTTTATAACCGTTGAAGTCCGTCAGTAATGTAGGATTGAAAGGAAAAATTTTAGGCTTACGTTTTTCAATCTCTACCAGCTTAAGGGAGTCTATTTCCTTCTGAAATGCCAAAACCTCTAGATCTTCTTCTTGAGATATTTGTACATCTGCTTCTGATGGATAAAAAATTACCGTAGCAGTACAAGCAATGATTATTGCTATAAAAAAGAAAATCCCATTTCTTTTACGCCTATCGTAAATGAAATGGGATTTTAAAGTTTTCATACTATTTACTATTACTCTATAGCCTGCTCCTTAAGCTTTATAGCGTTAAGGTATCTAGTTAATTGCTTTTTAACAACAGGGAATAGGAAGAATAGTCCTACCATGTTAGGGAAAACCATTGCAAAAATCATTGCATCAGAGAAAGCCCATATGGAGTTCATACTTGCAGATGCTCCCACAACTACAAACGTTAAGAATAACAATTTGTAAACTAGATCCGCAACCTTACCACGTCCAAAAAGGAATTTCCAAGATTGTAGTCCGTAATAAGACCATGATATCATAGTTGACACCGCAAATAGAACTACTGCGATTGTCAAGAATACGTCAGAATAAGGAATATATTCCGCAAAAGCCTTGGCAGTAATACCAGCCCCTTCAAAAGATTCTCCATCTATCATTACAGCTCCTAATCCATCACCACCGTATTGGAATGCTCCGCTAAAGTTGAAAATAATAATTACAAGTGCCGTCATCGTACAGATAAGTACTGTATCAATAAATGGCTCTAGTAACGCTACTAGACCTTCACTTGCTGAGTACTTAGTACGTACTGCAGAGTGTGCAATAGATGCAGATCCCGCTCCAGCTTCATTAGAAAAAGCCGCTCTTTTAAAACCTACAAGTAACACCCCTATGAATCCTCCTACACCAATAGCCGTAGGATTAAATGCTTCTTTTACAATAAGTCCGATAGCATCATCAATAAGGCTAAAGTTACTTAGTATAATATATAGACATGCAACCACATACATAATTGCCATAAAAGGAACTACTTTTTCTGTAACCTGAGCAATACGCTTTATACCACCTATGATGATAATACCTACAATCACGGCTAGTACAATACCAACAATAAATCCTGAGGCAGCACTTGTCATATTGAACATTTCTTTAAGAACAATAGTTGCTTGGTTAGATTGAGCTGCGTTACCACCTCCAAAAGAACCACCTATACAGAAAATAGCAAATATTACAGCTGCAATCTTTCCTATAGTAGCAAATCCTCTTGCTTTTAAACCTTTAGTTAGGTAGTACATAGGCCCTCCGTATACTGTCCCATCTTCACCTACATCTCTAAATTGAACACCTAGCGTACATTCTACGAATTTTGTAGACATTCCAAGAAGACCACAAACAATCATCCAGAAAGTAGCTCCCGGACCACCTAATGCGATAGCAAGTGCAACACCGGCAATGTTACCATTACCTACTGTACCAGATACTGCAGTAGCTAGTGCTTGGAAGTGAGAAACTTCACCAGCAGAGCTTTCATCTCTAATAGTGTCTACGATATCTCCATCTATTGCTAGATTATCATCTACCTCTAGATTTTCTATATGCTCCTCTATATCAACTTTTGATAAGTCTTGCCCTTGAGCAATACCATCTTCACCATAAAGCTCTGCAGCTCCATGCTTTTCAATATCTTCATATTTACCACGTACTGTCTGGATTGCTCTCCAGAAGAAACGGATGTTTGGGAATCCAAAATAAATCGTAAAAAAAGCGGCACTCGCCACTAATAAAATAAGAACAAAAGGTGTTCCTGCAACTTCAAAAAATACAATCGCCGAAAAGAAATCTGAAATTGGTTGAAATGCTTGGTCAATTTTCTGGTCAATTCCTATTTCTTGAGTTTCTTGCGCAAAAGAAAGAAGGGGAATAAAAACAGAAAGAATGAATAAAAGGTATTTCTTCATTAGTATAGATATATTAAGTTATTGTAAATTCAGCTAGCAATATCCAAAAAAATGCCCCTTATTCAAAGGAAACTATCTTAAAATCCTTAACAATATTTAAATACCAAAAGTCTCATGCAATCTTTTGATTTGCTCAGGACGCCCTATCACTATTAATTTTGACTCCTTCTCAAGTCGCATATCTGCTTCTGGATTAACAATATACTTCCCTGACGGGGATCTATATCCTATGATGGTACAACCAGTTTTATAGCGTAAATCAATTTCTTTAATACTAGCCTCTTTTCCATCTGCACAGATTTGGTCAAAGCTTATTTCTTCTACATTGATGCTATCTTCCTCACCTACGACTGATAAATTATCTAAAAATTCGATAAGATCAGGTACAACTACAAGTGATGCCATATGATCACCACCTATTTTATCAGGCATGATTACATTATCTGCACCCGCAAGTTTGAGTTTCTTCTGTGACGCCTCGGCAGTTGCACGACTTATAATCTTGAGTTTACTGTTGAGCTGGCGAGCACTGAGTACAATAAAAAGGTTATCTGCATCCTCAGGTAAAGCACATAAAAGCGCAGAAGCTCTTGAGATCCCAGCTTTTTCTAGAATTTCATCTTCATTTGCATTACCATAAACAAAATGAATATTCTTATCCATCTCATAACGCTCTATAACATCTAGATCCATCTCTATAACCACAAACTGCTTATTATAAGCCATGAGTTTTTGCACGGCTTCTTGCCCATTACGGCCATAACCACAAACAATAATGTGATCTGTCATTTTATCGATTTCTTGCTGCACCTTTTTATGTATTAAATCTTTATAAGAACTCTTACTTATTATATACTCTGAGATAACCGTCAAAGCATAACCCACAATCACCACACTTAATAGAATAAGTATCACTGTAAAGATTTTTGCTTCGGGCGTGAGCGGAATCACTTCGCCAAAACCTACAGTCGTAATTGTAATCACTGTCATATATACAGCATCTACCCAATTATAGTCTGCTATAAAACGATAGCCAACAACCCCTAAAAGTAACGTAGTTACTAGAAGTACTATGGCTAGATAAATTTTATTCTTAAAAAAGGAAAACAAATTCATAGGTCAAAAACAGAAGTGCGCTTTGTATATATAAGATCTTTTAACTTAAGCCAAAACGCTACTGTAAGGTATAATGCAAAACCTACTCCTAAAGTTGCAAATGAAACATATATAAAAAATAGTCTCACATTTTTTGCGCGCATTCCTAAACGGTCTGCGAGTCTAGAAGAAACATAAAATCCATGTTTCTCAAAATAATGCCGTATATCGTATACAAATTTCAACATATTGTGAAGGTAATAAATACTATATGTATAATGCTATCAAAGACTAATCTTCAAGAATAATAAAGGTAGAAATAAGGGTAATTACGCTTTCGCGAAAGCGTACTCAAAACCAAACACTCCTACTATAATTACAATTTAATTTGCAACCTCACTCATAAATTTAATCCTATATAAACGCAGCTCCTCATCTTCATAATCGCCATCAAACTCTTCCATGGCTACTTCGATTTTATCTGTCTCTGCTTCCATAAAGTAATCATGAAGCTCCTCTTGTTGATCCTCGTCAAGTATATCATTAATCCAGTAATCTATATTAAGACGCGTACCACTAAAAACGATTGCTTCCATCGCTTTAATAAAATCTGGCATATCCTTACCTTTTGCAGAGGCGAGATCATCAAG
This window harbors:
- a CDS encoding helix-hairpin-helix domain-containing protein produces the protein MKTLKSHFIYDRRKRNGIFFFIAIIIACTATVIFYPSEADVQISQEEDLEVLAFQKEIDSLKLVEIEKRKPKIFPFNPTLLTDFNGYKLGMTTEEIDRVLRFRESGKWFDSAIQFQKVSGVSDSLLGVLEPYFKWPKWIEEQKHTPKKKFNSKRKWKTAEEKGDLNSVTFEKLLAIKGVDDNAASKVLRHLGKTGGYQVDFQIYSVFGVDKSIKRAILDEYTVKEKPAIVPVNVNTATASDLSTVPLLNFDLAKEIVDYRILREGVKSIEELKNLDGMTDFKYDIISLYLHID
- a CDS encoding alanine/glycine:cation symporter family protein codes for the protein MKKYLLFILSVFIPLLSFAQETQEIGIDQKIDQAFQPISDFFSAIVFFEVAGTPFVLILLVASAAFFTIYFGFPNIRFFWRAIQTVRGKYEDIEKHGAAELYGEDGIAQGQDLSKVDIEEHIENLEVDDNLAIDGDIVDTIRDESSAGEVSHFQALATAVSGTVGNGNIAGVALAIALGGPGATFWMIVCGLLGMSTKFVECTLGVQFRDVGEDGTVYGGPMYYLTKGLKARGFATIGKIAAVIFAIFCIGGSFGGGNAAQSNQATIVLKEMFNMTSAASGFIVGIVLAVIVGIIIIGGIKRIAQVTEKVVPFMAIMYVVACLYIILSNFSLIDDAIGLIVKEAFNPTAIGVGGFIGVLLVGFKRAAFSNEAGAGSASIAHSAVRTKYSASEGLVALLEPFIDTVLICTMTALVIIIFNFSGAFQYGGDGLGAVMIDGESFEGAGITAKAFAEYIPYSDVFLTIAVVLFAVSTMISWSYYGLQSWKFLFGRGKVADLVYKLLFLTFVVVGASASMNSIWAFSDAMIFAMVFPNMVGLFFLFPVVKKQLTRYLNAIKLKEQAIE
- a CDS encoding potassium channel protein, with translation MNLFSFFKNKIYLAIVLLVTTLLLGVVGYRFIADYNWVDAVYMTVITITTVGFGEVIPLTPEAKIFTVILILLSVVIVGYALTVISEYIISKSSYKDLIHKKVQQEIDKMTDHIIVCGYGRNGQEAVQKLMAYNKQFVVIEMDLDVIERYEMDKNIHFVYGNANEDEILEKAGISRASALLCALPEDADNLFIVLSARQLNSKLKIISRATAEASQKKLKLAGADNVIMPDKIGGDHMASLVVVPDLIEFLDNLSVVGEEDSINVEEISFDQICADGKEASIKEIDLRYKTGCTIIGYRSPSGKYIVNPEADMRLEKESKLIVIGRPEQIKRLHETFGI